One Molothrus ater isolate BHLD 08-10-18 breed brown headed cowbird chromosome 11, BPBGC_Mater_1.1, whole genome shotgun sequence genomic window, TGTTTCCTTTCTCCCTGAGCACCCTTAAACCCAACCAGACACCCCAACAgtccccccattcccaggatcCCCTAAACCAGCTCATCCCAACTTGCTCAGCATGCCTTACCAGGTGCCCCAAACACAACAGACCATCTCAACAAGAAGATGAGATCCTGAGATCCTAAGGTCCTAAGATTTACCCAAAGATCCCTGGCTTCCATATATCCCTCAACCCAACCAGCCCACATAACATCCCCCCTCTCCCAGGTTCCCCAGCCACAACCAAACCACCTTAAGAGCCTTCACCCACACAACCTATCACCACCCCAGCCCATCAGCACCCCTGCCCCAATGCTCCTAGGGACCCCATGCAGCCCGTTCCACCACCCCATGCCTGTCCCTGGAGCCCCCTTGTGCCGTGTGTCCctcccagtccttcccagtCTCCCAGTGGTGCCTGAGGATGGGGTGCTGCGTATGTGGTGGGGCCGTGGGTGGCATCACTGTCCTCACAGCCTGGTCCAGGACACAtctgcctgcacagccacaaGTTTGTGGCATTGGGTGTTGGGGTAGCGGGATGGCAGGGTTGCGATGTCACCACGTCCCCAACCCCTCCCCTGGGCTCCTGAGAGtgtcctggctgagctgcttcAGATCCCATTATATGCAGCGGCTCAGGCTAACCTTAATGCCACTGGCACCAGGCTGTTAATCCCCCTGCACACACTGAGCCACggacccagcacagccagcagtgcccgCAGCCACGTCAGGCACCAAGGTTCTCAGTGAGCCAGTacagggctcagctgggagtgcccatggcaCCACCATGACCCCTGTTTTGTCCCCTTAGGAGCAGGGGAGTCGGGGAAGAGCACCATTGTCAAGCAGATGAAGTAAGTGCCAAGGGGGAGGGTCACTTGATGGTGCCCACCATGCACAGTGTCTGTCCCACACTGCAGCCATGGGGCACCCCATCCCACTGTGCCTGACTGCCCCGTGCCACTGCCATGGGGTGCATGCATCCTGTGGCTCAGCTCCACGgcacccagctcagccccacgcCCGTGATCTTCCCCGGCCAGGATCATCCACCAGGACGGTTACTCGCTGGAGGAATGCCTGGAGTTCATTGCCATCATTTACAGCAACACGCTCCAGTCCATGCTGGCCATCGTGCGGGCCATGACCACCCTCAACATCCAGTACGGGGACACGGCTCGCCAGGTGAGGGGCATTCCATGTGGGGCAGGGGTTCCCCGCAGTCCCCAGGCCCCACTGACCCCCTGTCCCTCACAGGACGATGCCCGTAAGCTGCTGCACCTCTCGGACACCATCGAGGAGGGGACCATGCCTAAGGAGATGTCAGAAATCATCGGGCGGCTCTGGAAGGACTCGGGCATCCAAGCCTGCTTTGACCGCGCCTCCGAGTACCAGCTCAACGACTCTGCAGGCTAGTAcgtgctgggctcagggagaGTGGCTGAGGGAGGCATCAGGGGGGTTCCAACCCGTGTCTCATGCCCACCACGTGCCTGGCCAGCTACCTGTCAGACCTGGAGCGCCTGGTGACCCCCGGCTACGTCCCCACAGAGCAGGACGTGCTGCGTTCCCGCGTCAAGACAACCGGCATCATTGAGACCCAGTTCTCCTTCAAAGACCTCAACTTCAGGTGGGGGCCAGGccccagggagggctggtgccagggggtgggcagggagggggggtGCTGACCCTCCTTTGTCCTGCCCAGGATGTTCGACGTGGGCGGACAGCGCTCAGAGAGGAAGAAGTGGATCCACTGCTTTGAGGGTGTGACCTGCATCATCTTCATCGCGGCTCTCAGTGCCTACGACATGGTCCTGGTGGAGGATGATGAAGTGGTGAGGGACGCTCACCACCTCACACCCCCTCTGCTTTGCCCCAGTCATGACTTGGGTGTCACCAAGGGGCCGTGTCCCTCCGCAGAACCGCATGCATGAGAGCCTGCACCTCTTCAACAGCATCTGCAACCACCGCTACTTTGCCACCACCTCCATCGTCCTCTTCCTCAACAAGAAGGACGTTTTCCTGGAGAAGATCAAGAAGGCCCACCTCAGCATCTGCTTCCCCGACTATGACGGTGAGTGTGGCGGTGGCTGGGGATGgtggggtgctgctggaggcctGGGTGCCACCACCCCCACAGGAGTCCCCCACCAGGTGTCCTCAGCACCCCATGCAATGGTGCTGCATGAGCCTTGCTGAGGGAGCGTGCAGGATTTGCCCACCTGAGGGAGCACTGGGTTGGCATTTTGGCGGGGGACCAGCCCAGGAAGGGACCCTGCTCACTGCCCCACCACCAGGTCCCAACACCTACGACGATGCGGGCAACTACATCAAGCTGCAGTTCCTGGAGCTGAACATGCGGCGGGACGTGAAGGAGATCTACTCCCACATGACCTGCGCCACCGATACCGAGAACGTCAAGTTCGTCTTTGACGCCGTCACTGATATCATCATCAAGGAGAACCTCAAGGACTGCGGGCTGTTCTGAGCCCCAGCCGAGCCCCCCCTCCCCTGGGACCAGCCCCGCTGCTGACCCCATTCCACCTCCACAACCATCTCCGCTTGCCCCAGACCCCTGGGATTTGACCTGCCCAGCTCCAAAGCCACCCCTGGTGAAgtgggggggctggggggg contains:
- the GNAT1 gene encoding guanine nucleotide-binding protein G(t) subunit alpha-1; the encoded protein is MGAGASAEEKHSRELEKKLKEDAEKDARTVKLLLLGAGESGKSTIVKQMKIIHQDGYSLEECLEFIAIIYSNTLQSMLAIVRAMTTLNIQYGDTARQDDARKLLHLSDTIEEGTMPKEMSEIIGRLWKDSGIQACFDRASEYQLNDSAGYYLSDLERLVTPGYVPTEQDVLRSRVKTTGIIETQFSFKDLNFRMFDVGGQRSERKKWIHCFEGVTCIIFIAALSAYDMVLVEDDEVNRMHESLHLFNSICNHRYFATTSIVLFLNKKDVFLEKIKKAHLSICFPDYDGPNTYDDAGNYIKLQFLELNMRRDVKEIYSHMTCATDTENVKFVFDAVTDIIIKENLKDCGLF